In Acidobacteriota bacterium, the genomic stretch CCGTCGTCATCGTCCCGGCCAGGATCTCCAAGGTGGAATACTTCGACAAGGCGGCCTTCACGGAAGCCGCGAAGGAATTCCACCAGATGCTGATCGACGCCATGCCCACCATCAAGAAAAGCAACCAGACGTTCGGCACCTCCGGCATGTTCAAGATCGTCAACGAGCTGGGGCTGTGCCCCACGCGCAATTTCACCCTCGGCGCCTTCGAGTTCCACACCGAGATCGGCGGTGAGAAGATGGTCGAGCTCATCCGGGCCCGCGGCGGCGACGGAAAGACCGGGCAGTCGTGCATGAACGGCTGCATGATCAAGTGCCTCTCCGTCTTCCCCGACGAGAACGGCAAGGCCAGCTGCTCCACCCTCCAGTATGAAAACCTGTCGCTCCTGGGTTCCAACCTCTGCCTCGCCACCCTGGACAGCATCGCCCACCTGAACGACAAGGTAAACGACCTGGGACAGGACGCCATCGAGATCGGCGCCGCCCTGGGAGTGGCCGCGGAAGCCGGGCTGGCCGAGTTCGGGAACGAGGAGAGCTTCATGAAGCTGCTGGCCGAGGTCGAGGCCGCCACGCCGCTGGGCCGCGTGATCGGCAACGGCGTCAAGATCACGGGGGAGGTGCTCGGGATCAACGACCTCCCCATGACCAAGGGGCAGGCGATGCCGGCCTACGACCCCCGCGCGCTGAAGGGGAACGGCGTCACCTTCGCCATGAACCCCATGGGGGCCGACCACACCATGGGCAACCTCTACGGGGCGCGCGCCACCATGCCGCCCCTGGCCACGGAAGGACAGGGGGACCTGTCCCGCAAGACCCAGCTGCAGATGGCGGGGCTGGAAAACACGGGCTTCTGCATTTTCGTCCGGAGCTACCTCTTCAAGAAACCGGAACTCTTCACCCGGTTCGCCTACGGCATCTGCGGCGACAAGATGACGGTGGAAGAGTTCTGGGAACAGGGGCACGAGACGGCACGCCTGGAATACGAGTACAACGTCAAGGCCGGCATCGCCCCTTCCCAGGACAAGCTGCCGGAATACATGTACCGAATCCCCCTGCCTCCCACCAATTCGGTGTTCGACCTCTCCGACGAGGAGATGCAGAAGGGGGTCCTGCGCTAGGAGCCAGAGACACCCATGATCGAGTTGGAATACAACCTGATGCTGGCTGAGCTGGCGGGCAAGAGCGGGGAAACGCTCGATATCGGCGCTTCCCTGCCCTTGCCGGAGCTCGAGGCACGGCTCGGCTTCCCCCCCGACAGCGTGGGGATGCTGCTCATCAACGGCGCATGGGCGCCCCTCGACAGCGTCATCAAGGACGGCGACTTCGTCCAGCTCTATCCCCACATGGAGGGCGGATGACCCGGCCGCACGCCCGGGCTCCGCGCGGTCCGCTCGAGGAACCCCAAGAGTAATGAATCACACCCAATCCGACGCGCCCGGGGCTCCCGCCCCGGCCGAGAGTTCCGCCGATCCCCTGCTCAAGGCCTACGTGGAACCCACCAACCGCTGCAACCTCGACTGCGTGACCTGCATCCGGCATAGCTGGGACGAATCGCCCGAGGACCTGGACTGGACCGTTTACGGGAGACTGATCGAGGGTCTGGCCGCTTTCCCCGAAGCCCGGACCGTCGCCTTCGCCGGTTTCGGGGAGCCGCTGCTGCATCCGCGCTTCCCCGAAATGATCCGGCTGGCCCACGAGAGCGGCCTGCGCACGGAGATCACGACCAACGCCATGCTCCTGACCCCGGCGATGGCGGAGCGGCTGGTCTACGCCGGGCTGGACCAGATCACCGTGTCCGTCGACGGCACGTCGAACAAATCCCACGGCGCCGTCCGCCCCGGGGCGTCGCTCGACCGGATCGTGCGAAACGTCCGCACCCTCTACCTCTGGAGCCTGGTGAAGCAAACGACGCCGCCCGACGCCGGCGCGGACCTGAAGCGGAAGACCCTGGCCCGCCTCGAGGAGCTCGCCGGGGCCCCCTCTCCCCCGCTCGAGGCCACCGACTTCCTCTACCCCATGGAGGACATGCTCGACACCCTGCCCCAGGCGCCCGTGCGGATCGGGATCGAGTTCGTGGCCATGAAGAGCAACATCCACGAGCTGCCGGACCTGCAGGAGATCGCGCGCAGGGTCCGGGCGTCGTTCATCCTGGTTTCGAACGTGCTCCCCTACGCGCCCGAGCTCCAGGACGAAATCCTCTACGAGAGGACGCCCACCAGCCACGAGTCGCCGGGGGACCCGCGCAACCCGCTCTGGATCCTTCCCAGGATGGACTGGAGCCGGGAAGCCCTCGAAGCCGTATCGGCCGTGGCCCTCCGTCAGGCCAATCTGAGTTATCTCGACCTCAACCTGGGGCAGCGGAACAATTACTGCCCCTTCATCCGGCCGGGAAGCGTGGCCCTCTCCTGCCACGGCGGGATCAGCCCCTGCCCCCCGCTCCTGCACTCCTACACCTGCTATATCCGGGACTGGAAAAAGGCATTCCGGCGCTGTGAATATGGGAGCCTGAAAGAACGGTCCCTGGAGTCGATCTGGCGGCAGCCCGATTACGCCTCCTTCAGGGAGCGGGTGAGGAAATTCGAATTTTCCCCCTGCATCGACTGCTGCGGGTGCGAATTCGCCGAGGGGAACGAAACGGACTGCCACGGCAATCCCTTCCCCGTCTGCGGCCACTGCCTCTGGGCCCGCGGCGTCCTGCGCTGCGCCTGACTCCCTCCAGCGCCCCCGCCTACAGCGTGTCGAACACCGAATCCAGGTCGGAATCGGGGACGTCGAACACCGTGTCGTGGGGCGGCAGCGGCTCCTCGCGCATGAACTCCGGGATCCGGTAATCGTTCCGGGTCAATCCCGCCCGGCGGTTGAACTCCAGTTCGGTACGCAGGACCTCCCGGTTCGAGCGGTCGTAGTCCTCGAGCGTCCAGCCCCAGCCGTAGATGCCGTTGATCATGTCGATCATCAACTGCGGCTTCGAAATGATGGGCGGCCGGGCGAAGAGGCACAACCCCGTGCTGTCGAGCATGGCGGCGATGATCTGCAGCTTCAGCGAGAGCTCCTTCTGCCCCTCGGCTCCGAGGGGGTTGACCTCGAGCCGGGCGCCGAAGGCGTTGCCCGCGGTGTGGTCCGCCCCCTGCGGGGAGGTCGCGTAGGTCACGCCGTTCCCCTTCAGCGCGCGGGGGTCGTAGGCCGGCATCGCCTGCCCGACCGCGGCCGGCACCCGGCGCACTCCCAGGATCCTCCCCGTGGTGACGCACCCGCACCCGATCATGCGCCCGAGGACCGTCCCCTCGCCCACCTGCCGGAGCAGCCCGACGAGGCTGTCGATATCCCCGAATTTCGCCAGGCCCGCCTCGACGGCTACGCCGAGCGCGGCGCCCGTTTCGATGGTGTCCAGCCCGAAATCGTTGCACATGTAGTTCAGGGTCGCCACGTCGTCCAGGGTGTCGAGCCCCAGGTTGGAGCCGACGAGCCCGATGGTTTCGTACTGCACGGTGCCGACCACCGGCTTGCCCGTCCTGTCCGTGAAAAGGTTGCGGCAGGCGATGACGCACCCGGGCATGCAGCGGGTGCCCACCTTCCCCTCGCGGGCGAGGATGATTTCCCGGAGCTTTTCGCCCCGCAGCTCCGCCGCGCCCTCGAAGCGCCCCGAGGAGAAATTGCGCGTCGGCAGCGCCCCCATCTCGTTGACGGCGCCTACGATCGAAGCCGTGCCGTACAGGTGCTGCGATCCCTTGACCCCCAGCTTGGGGCTCGTGATCAGGGCCTGGGCGAACTCCTTGCAGGCGGTGCGGAAGAGCTTGTCGTCGTGCATCCGGACCGCCCTGCCCAGCGCCTTCTTGATGACGACGGCCTTCAGCCCCTTGCTCCCCATGACGGCGCCCAGGCCGCCGCGCGCGGCGTGGTTGCTGCGCTGGTCCCGCTCCCCGGTCGCCGCGATCCCCGCGCCCGACATCAGGTACTCGCCCGCCTGCCCGATCGAGATGACGGTCGCGTCTTCCCCATAGCGCTCCTGCAACCGGTCGGCGGTCGCGTAGGTGCCGATGTTGCGGACATCGGCCGCGGGGACCAGTTCGGCCGAATCCCCGTCCACGACCAGGATGGAGAAGTCCCCGGCGGCAGGCTGCTCCTCGACCACGATCGCCTTGATGCCCCACTTGCCCAGGGTGTCCCCCGCGGTCCCGCCGGCGTTGGCCTCCTTGACCCCCCCCGTCAGCGGGCTCTTGGCCCCGACCGAAAGCCTTCCGGCCGTGGGAACGATGGCCCCGCCCAGCAATCCGGGGGTGAACACGAGCTTGTTATGCGGCCCGAGGGCGTCGCAGGCTGGAGGGATTTCGCTCAAAAGCAATTTCGCGATTAGGGCTCTGCCGCCAAGCTGTTCATATTCCTTGGGAACGGGTTCCCAACGAACACCCTTTTCCTTCATGCGGACACGCAGTATCTTCATGGCGGACCTCCCGAGAAATAAAGATTGATCTTCCATAAGATTAGGCCGCATTCCACTATGCGTCAACGCATTCCACCTAATGGAACAAATTGTCCGAAAATATCCCAAGATATCTGAAATTTTGCCTGGTTTTTGGGAGCCTTCTCAACCCTCTCCCCATGATATATCATCACCAAAGAGAAAGGGGACGCACGATCATGATGGAGAAACCCTCGGAATCGACCATTTTCTGGACCTGGACGGACGAAGCGCCCGCGCTGGCCACCCTCTCCCTCTTCCCCATCATCCGGGCCTTCACCCGGCAAACAGGCATCCGCGTCGAGCTCGCCGACATTTCCCTGGCGGGGCGGATCCTGGCCAATTTCCCCGAATGGCTGACCGAAGCCCAGCGGGTGCCCGACTGGCTGACCCGGCTGGGGGATCTCACCCTGAAGCCCGAGGCCAACATCATCAAGCTTCCCAACATCTCCGCATCGGTCCCGCAGCTCGTCGACGCCGTCCGGGAGCTGCAGGCGCAGGGGTACGCCATCCCCGACTACCCGGAGGCCCCCGAAGACGACGGGGAAAGGGACATACGCGCGCGCTACGACATCGTTCTCGGGAGCGCGGTGAACCCGGTGATCCGGGAGGGAAACTCGGACCGCCGCCTCCCCCCCGCCGTCAAGGCCTACGCCCGGAAACACCCCCGGAAGCTGGGCGCCTGGAGCCCGGACTCCCCGACCCATGTCTCCCATATGTCCCGGGGAGACTTCTACGAAAGCGAGAGAGCCGTCACGGTGGAGCGCGTGGGAGCGGCGCTGTACGAATTCGTGGCCGATGACGGGGCCGTCACGGTGCTGAAAAAGGGGCCGGAGCTCGGCGAAGGGGACATCCTGGACGCCGCCGTGCTCAACGTGCGCCGGCTGCGCGCCTTCTACCGGGAGGAGATCGCGGACGCCCGGGAGCGCGGGATCCTCTTCTCGCTCCACGTGAAGGCCACCATGATGAAGGTGTCCGACCCGGTGATCTTCGGACACGCCGTCAGCACCTTCCTGGAGCCCGTATTCGCGAAGCACGCCGACCTCTTCGCCCGGCTGGGAATAAACCCCGACAACGGCCTGGGAGAACTATACGCAAGGATCGAATCCCTCGGCCCGGAGGCACGCGCGGGATTGGAGTCGGACATCCGGAAGACCCTGGAGGAGCGGCCGGAGCTGGCCATGGTCGACTCCGAACGCGGGATCACCAACCTCCACGTCCCCAACAACGTCATCATCGACGCCTCCATCCCCGCCATGATCCGCGACTCCGGAAAGATGTGGGGGCCGGACGGCCGGCTGCACGACACCAAGGCCGTCATCCCCGACCGCTGCTACGCCACGATCTACAAGGCCATCGTCGAGGACTGCGTGAAAAACGGCGCTTTCGACCCGGCGACGATGGGGAGCGTGCCGAACATCGGGCTCATGGCTCAGCAGGCGGAAGAGTACGGTTCCCACGACAAGACCTTCATCGCCCCCGGGCCGGGCGTCATCCGCGTCCGGTGCGCCGATACCGGGGAAACCCTGATCAGCAGGACGGTGGAGCCCGGGGACATCTTCCGCTCCTGCCGGACGACCGACGCCTCCGTCCGCGACTGGGTGCTGCTGGCCGTCCGGCGGGCGCGCCGGAGCGACACCCCCGCCGTCTTCTGGCTCGACCCCGCGCGGGGGCATGACGCGGAGGTCCTCCGCAAGGTCGAACGGGACCTGGCCGGATGCGACCTCCGGGGCCTCGACATCCGCGTGATGACGCCGGTCGCGGCGATGGAGTTTTCGCTCGGGCGCGTCCGCCGCGGCCTCGACACCATATCGGTGACGGGCAACGTCCTGCGCGACTACCTGACCGATCTCTTCCCCATTCTCGAGGTCGGGACCTCCGGGAAGATGCTGTCGATCGTCCCGCTCCTGGCCGGGGGGGGGATGTTCGAAACGGGAGCCGGGGGGAGCGCGCCCAAGCACGTGCGGCAGTTCATCAAGGAAAACTATCTCCGCTGGGACTCCCTCGGTGAATTCTCGAACCTGGCCGCTTCCCTGCAGCACATGGGAACCGCCTTCCGGAACGCCACGGCCTCCCTCCTCTCCGAAACACTCGAGGACGCCATCGGCGCCTTCCTCGAAAACGACCGCTCCCCCGCCCGCAAACTGGGGGGCATCGACTGCCGCGGCAGTCACTTCTACCTGGCCCTCTACTGGGCCCGGGCGCTGGCCGACCGGGCCGGGGACACCCCCCTCGGCGCCCGGTTCACCCTGCTCGCGCGGCGCCTGGCGGAAAACGAGGAGAAGATCCACGCCGAGCTGATCGCCGTGCAGGGGCGCCCGGTGGACATGGGAGGGTACTACCATCCCGACCTCGCCCGGACCTCCGCCGCGATGCGCCCCAGCCCCGTCCTGAACGCCGTCATCGACGACCCCGGGATATAAAGCCCGTGCCGCGGTCAGGCCAGCAGTTCCTGCGCCCGGATCAGGCGGTTGCGGACCTCCACCCCGTTCGGGCACCGGATGACGCAGGAGGCGCAATCGCGGCAGCTCACCGCGCGGGCGGCGGCCGGGAGCGCCCTGAAGCTCTGCCGCGCCTGTTCCGGGCTGCGGCCGAAATCGTGATAGGCAAGGAAGCGCAGTTCCTCCGCGACCGGCACCCCGTGGGGACACTTCCCCCTGCATTCGTAGCACATCCGGCAGTAATACGGCGCGATCTCCCGGCTGCGGACATACAGCAGCCTTTCGTCTCCGGGGGAGTACGGTTCCGTCATCGCCCGCACGTTCATCTCGAGTTCCGCGATGTTTTTGGCATAGGGGACGGTGGTGGAGATCGCCGGGTTCGAAAGCACCCACTTGATGGCGGCCAGCGGCCCCTCGCCCTTTAGCGGGATCTCCCTGGGAACGAAGCCGGCCACGGCGATCACCACCTTCATGGCCACCACGCCTATGCCGGCGTCGTGCAGCCGATCGATGGCGCGGTTCCGGAAAGGGGCGCTGATGGCGTAGCTGTAGGTCGTCTGCACGACATCGAAGGCTCCGAGTTCCAGGATACGGTCGGCGACAGCGTGGATATCGTGGGTGCTGACGCCGAGAAAGCGGGCCTTCCCCTGCCGCTTCAACGACACGCAGGCCTCGAGCGCCTCGTCCGTGATCGTATCGGGGGTGTCGCGGGAATGGAGGTGGAAGACATCGACGTACTCCGTCCCCAGCGCCCGCAGACTCGCGTCCATGTCCCCGAGCACGTCCTGACGGCTCCGCCCATCGGTCTTGGTCGCCAGCACCACCCCGGACCTTTTCCCCCTGAGGGCGGCGCCGGTGATACGCTCGCTGGCTCCTTCCCCGTACCCCCGGG encodes the following:
- a CDS encoding aldehyde ferredoxin oxidoreductase, which translates into the protein MAKIIRVNMETKGITEEDAGKYNSYGARGFIARFLTDEVDPTCEPLGIHNKLVFCTGLLGGTMVSSSGRLSVGGKSPLTQGIKEASSGGTAGNDLARHNIRAVIIERLPAPGDTNSYVLVISDEGIRLEAMNELEYLGVRDTFRTLRERFGDKAGVICNGPTGERLMRGAGIAVAAPRGEMRFAARGGMGAVMGSKRLKAVVIVPARISKVEYFDKAAFTEAAKEFHQMLIDAMPTIKKSNQTFGTSGMFKIVNELGLCPTRNFTLGAFEFHTEIGGEKMVELIRARGGDGKTGQSCMNGCMIKCLSVFPDENGKASCSTLQYENLSLLGSNLCLATLDSIAHLNDKVNDLGQDAIEIGAALGVAAEAGLAEFGNEESFMKLLAEVEAATPLGRVIGNGVKITGEVLGINDLPMTKGQAMPAYDPRALKGNGVTFAMNPMGADHTMGNLYGARATMPPLATEGQGDLSRKTQLQMAGLENTGFCIFVRSYLFKKPELFTRFAYGICGDKMTVEEFWEQGHETARLEYEYNVKAGIAPSQDKLPEYMYRIPLPPTNSVFDLSDEEMQKGVLR
- a CDS encoding MoaD/ThiS family protein; translated protein: MIELEYNLMLAELAGKSGETLDIGASLPLPELEARLGFPPDSVGMLLINGAWAPLDSVIKDGDFVQLYPHMEGG
- a CDS encoding radical SAM protein, with amino-acid sequence MNHTQSDAPGAPAPAESSADPLLKAYVEPTNRCNLDCVTCIRHSWDESPEDLDWTVYGRLIEGLAAFPEARTVAFAGFGEPLLHPRFPEMIRLAHESGLRTEITTNAMLLTPAMAERLVYAGLDQITVSVDGTSNKSHGAVRPGASLDRIVRNVRTLYLWSLVKQTTPPDAGADLKRKTLARLEELAGAPSPPLEATDFLYPMEDMLDTLPQAPVRIGIEFVAMKSNIHELPDLQEIARRVRASFILVSNVLPYAPELQDEILYERTPTSHESPGDPRNPLWILPRMDWSREALEAVSAVALRQANLSYLDLNLGQRNNYCPFIRPGSVALSCHGGISPCPPLLHSYTCYIRDWKKAFRRCEYGSLKERSLESIWRQPDYASFRERVRKFEFSPCIDCCGCEFAEGNETDCHGNPFPVCGHCLWARGVLRCA
- a CDS encoding aldehyde ferredoxin oxidoreductase, which gives rise to MKILRVRMKEKGVRWEPVPKEYEQLGGRALIAKLLLSEIPPACDALGPHNKLVFTPGLLGGAIVPTAGRLSVGAKSPLTGGVKEANAGGTAGDTLGKWGIKAIVVEEQPAAGDFSILVVDGDSAELVPAADVRNIGTYATADRLQERYGEDATVISIGQAGEYLMSGAGIAATGERDQRSNHAARGGLGAVMGSKGLKAVVIKKALGRAVRMHDDKLFRTACKEFAQALITSPKLGVKGSQHLYGTASIVGAVNEMGALPTRNFSSGRFEGAAELRGEKLREIILAREGKVGTRCMPGCVIACRNLFTDRTGKPVVGTVQYETIGLVGSNLGLDTLDDVATLNYMCNDFGLDTIETGAALGVAVEAGLAKFGDIDSLVGLLRQVGEGTVLGRMIGCGCVTTGRILGVRRVPAAVGQAMPAYDPRALKGNGVTYATSPQGADHTAGNAFGARLEVNPLGAEGQKELSLKLQIIAAMLDSTGLCLFARPPIISKPQLMIDMINGIYGWGWTLEDYDRSNREVLRTELEFNRRAGLTRNDYRIPEFMREEPLPPHDTVFDVPDSDLDSVFDTL
- a CDS encoding NADP-dependent isocitrate dehydrogenase; the protein is MEKPSESTIFWTWTDEAPALATLSLFPIIRAFTRQTGIRVELADISLAGRILANFPEWLTEAQRVPDWLTRLGDLTLKPEANIIKLPNISASVPQLVDAVRELQAQGYAIPDYPEAPEDDGERDIRARYDIVLGSAVNPVIREGNSDRRLPPAVKAYARKHPRKLGAWSPDSPTHVSHMSRGDFYESERAVTVERVGAALYEFVADDGAVTVLKKGPELGEGDILDAAVLNVRRLRAFYREEIADARERGILFSLHVKATMMKVSDPVIFGHAVSTFLEPVFAKHADLFARLGINPDNGLGELYARIESLGPEARAGLESDIRKTLEERPELAMVDSERGITNLHVPNNVIIDASIPAMIRDSGKMWGPDGRLHDTKAVIPDRCYATIYKAIVEDCVKNGAFDPATMGSVPNIGLMAQQAEEYGSHDKTFIAPGPGVIRVRCADTGETLISRTVEPGDIFRSCRTTDASVRDWVLLAVRRARRSDTPAVFWLDPARGHDAEVLRKVERDLAGCDLRGLDIRVMTPVAAMEFSLGRVRRGLDTISVTGNVLRDYLTDLFPILEVGTSGKMLSIVPLLAGGGMFETGAGGSAPKHVRQFIKENYLRWDSLGEFSNLAASLQHMGTAFRNATASLLSETLEDAIGAFLENDRSPARKLGGIDCRGSHFYLALYWARALADRAGDTPLGARFTLLARRLAENEEKIHAELIAVQGRPVDMGGYYHPDLARTSAAMRPSPVLNAVIDDPGI